In [Phormidium] sp. ETS-05, the genomic window CTAATTTTAACAGGCCGAACCAGGCTAGAGTGGCGCAAATCGCCCCACCTGATGTACCGCTTAAGCCTACGAGGTTGTATTTTTCATAGACTTTTTGCTCCAGGACTTTTTTGAGGACTCCTGCGGTGAAAGCTGTATGACTGCCACCACCCTGGCAAGCGATCGCGAGCTTTTTCTTTCCTTCCATTTGTGACCTCGTTAGAAATATTTCTTTCTTCGATCGGGCATATAAATTGGCTCAACCCAACTGCAACTAACGCTGCTGTGTGAAGGCTGCTTTGATACCAAGGTACCGCTGGTTTTTGCCTCTAGATCAGTTTTTCTCTGTGCCTCCCTTTCCCCCGCCCCTTTCCGGGCTATTACTAATTTAAGGGTGGCCATCAGGATGAGACAGGTAGAGGCCGCCAACGTTTCCTGCTTGTCGTTAGGGAGAGACTCACTTCTCGTTGCTCCCCTGTCACTCGTCAAATTTAGGCATAGCTTTGAGTATATACTACTCGGGCAAGATGTCAACTCTAAGACAGAGAATTTCCCGCCGCCATCTGCCGGATAATCCCAGATAACTCATACCCAACCCGCAACCCGGTAGTTTTTTTTCTCGGCGGCTCTGCCCAGAGCAACCATTAGGTTAAATTATATAAAATTGCGTATTTTTGCGCCAAAATTTTCCTTGACAATTAGAGGACATATTGTGGCAAGAAAATTTTATTTAGTTGTCCTTTGTCACTTGTCCTTTGTCATTGGTTATTGGTCAAAGGACAAGTGACAAAGGACAAATCTAGTAAAATTGGGAGCAATCATCTAATGGCAGCGTCTTACAATCATTGCCGCCATTAGATGTATCGCTCACACTATGCACCACGCTATGGTACTGACCTTCTAGCAGGGTGGATCCCCCAATCTGATGATATAGGACCATCAACCACCATGAGCCAAAAATACGTCTGCAATGTTTGTGGCTACCTGTACAATCCCGCAAAAGGCGATCCGCAATCGGGCATTGTCCCAGGCACCCATTTTCACGACCTCCCCGATGACTGGGTTTGTCCCGACTGCGGCCCTAGCAAAGATGATTTTGATTTCCATCCCTGACCTAGGTCCGGTGTAAATTTCGGGTGTGGGCACCTGGAATCCTTGCACTATGTAGTTTTTCTGGTGCATTGGCGGGAATCGATTCACAAATAGCATTGGCTGCTCCTGGGCTGCCAAGAGGGGTGAAAATTCAAACTATGAAAAAACTGTTAATTGCTGGCGCGAGTGGTTTTTTGGGCTGGAACTTGTGCCAGGAAGCTAAAAGCGAATGGGTAGTGTGGGGCACATACTGGGTCCATCCGGTGCAGATTCCTGGTGTCCGCTTGCTGCCAGTAGATTTGCGCGAAGAGCAGGAAATTGCTGCTCTGTTTGCATTGGTCCAGCCCGATGCGGTCATCCTCACCGCCGCCGCATCCCAGCCGAATTTCTGTCAGGAGCTACCCCAGGAA contains:
- the rd gene encoding rubredoxin; protein product: MSQKYVCNVCGYLYNPAKGDPQSGIVPGTHFHDLPDDWVCPDCGPSKDDFDFHP